TCTATCATGCCCGATTTGCGGTTGGACTATCCGGAGTTTTATCCTAAATGGCAATCTTATCTTAATAATTTCGACCTTTCAAAAGGAACACCACAATTACCTGAAATGAACTCTGAAAGTGAACGATTCTTTATTTCCGGTAGGGGTATTCTAACTAGTTATTACAATGTTAAGAATTTGGAACAAAGGCTTTCAAAATATAGGATTAGTGCCCCTTTCAACGGAGTATTGACAGAAGCACTTGTTACCGAAGGAACCTTGGTCAGATCTGGTCAGAAATTAGGGGAATTCATCAATCCGGGAGTTTATGAATTGGAAGTTGCCGTAAGTAAGTCCTTTACAGATCTTTTAAAAGTTGGTGAGTCTGTTGAATTGACCAATTTTGATGATAATGAGGTATATAAGGGAAAGGTTACAAGAATAAATGGGAATATAGATCAGGCATCCCAAACAATCAAGGCTTATATAGAAGTAGATAATGACAAATTAAGGGAAGGAATGTACTTGGAAGCCAACCTCGATGCCAAAAAAGAGGAAAATGCCATAGAAATAGACAGAAGCCTTCTCCTAGAGGGTAATAAAATATTTGTCGTAAGGGATTCCGTCCTGGATCTTATCGACGTTAAACCAGTCTATTTTTCAGAGAAAAGCGTAGTGTTGAAGGATGTTCCAGATGGTATGACAATTATGTCCAAACCATTGATCGGGGCATTTACGGGTATGGCCGTAAAGGTATACGAAGATCAACCAGATAATTCCAAGGGATAATGCGAAAAATTATAGAATATTTTATAAGGTACCATGTTGCGGTCAATGTGGTAGTGATTTCTTTCGCCCTTTTCGGTATAGTAGGGGCCAAATCACTCAAGTCCTCCTTCTTTCCTTTGACGGATTCCAAGAATATATCCATTACAATTACATATCCGGGTGCATCGCCACAGGAGGTAGAGGAAGGTATTGTTCTTAAAATTGAGGATAATTTAAAAGGATTGGAAGGTGTTGACCGTGTTACCTCCACCTCAAGGGAAAATAGTGGGACTATCAATATCGAAATAGAAAAAGGAAGGGATATTGATTTTATGCTTCTTGAAGTCAAGAACGCAGTAGATAGGGTTCCTACGTTCCCAACGGGTATGGAGCCATTGGTGGTGTCAAAATTGGAAGCCGTACGCCAAACAATTTCCTTTGCCATTAGCGGAGAGAACATTCCATTGGCCACTTTAAAAAATGTAGGTCGCCAGATAGAAAACGATTTAAGGGCCATTCCAGGAATTTCCCAAATAGAGATTTCAGGATTTCCCCAAGAAGAAATAGAAATAGCGGTTAATGAAAATAGTCTATTGGCTTACGGAATTTCATTTCAAGAGGTGGCTACTGCAGTTGGTAATGCCAATATTTTGGTAACGGGCGGTAATATAAAGACAGATGCCGAAGAATATCTAATTAGGGCAAACAATAGATCGTATTACGGCGATGAACTATCCAATTTAATAGTCAAGGCAGACCCTTCCGGTAGTACGGTACGGTTAAAGGATGTTGCCGACATACGCGATCGTTTCGCTGAAAACCCAAATGCCACATATTTTAATGGAAACTTATCAGTAAATACCTCTATAACAAGTACGAATACGGAAGACTTAATTCAATCTGCCGAGGATGTTAAGGCATATATCGAGGAGTTCAACCAAAAGTATAGCAATGTTAAATTGGATATAGTTTCGGATCAGTCCGAAACCTTGGTGCAACGAACACAACTTTTGACGGAGAATGCCATTATGGGTATGATCCTGGTTCTGGTCTTTCTTTCGTTATTCTTAAACACAAGATTGGCATTTTGGGTAGCTTTTGGTTTACCGGTGGCATTCTTAGGAATGTTCGTTTTTGCCGGATTCTTTAATGTGACGATAAACGTTCTATCGCTGTTCGGTATGATTATCGTAATCGGGATTTTGGTAGATGATGGTATCGTAATCGCGGAGAATATTTACCAGCATTATGAAAAAGGTAAATCTCCTGTACAAGCTGCCGTGGATGGTACTATGGAAGTTTTGCCTCCAATTATTTCTGCTATTATCACTACCCTTCTGGCCTTTTCCATTTTCTTGTTTTTGGACAGTAGAATTGGGGAATTCTTTGGAGAGGTATCGGTAATCGTAATATTAACCTTGGTAGTTTCCTTGGTT
This window of the Maribacter cobaltidurans genome carries:
- a CDS encoding efflux RND transporter periplasmic adaptor subunit → MRKIIFTGLGIVLILASFFFAKMIIDNKKVFKPRAQKVVKTVFTEVVENKTIPIIVTANGNLRAKQRVELYAEVQGVFRRGNKLFKEGQSYRQGETIINIDAQEYTASVQSAKSNLYNELTSIMPDLRLDYPEFYPKWQSYLNNFDLSKGTPQLPEMNSESERFFISGRGILTSYYNVKNLEQRLSKYRISAPFNGVLTEALVTEGTLVRSGQKLGEFINPGVYELEVAVSKSFTDLLKVGESVELTNFDDNEVYKGKVTRINGNIDQASQTIKAYIEVDNDKLREGMYLEANLDAKKEENAIEIDRSLLLEGNKIFVVRDSVLDLIDVKPVYFSEKSVVLKDVPDGMTIMSKPLIGAFTGMAVKVYEDQPDNSKG